The proteins below come from a single Garra rufa chromosome 25, GarRuf1.0, whole genome shotgun sequence genomic window:
- the LOC141301478 gene encoding interferon-induced very large GTPase 1-like — MTPHRLHKISSKYSEYCPRCKTETGSLLHMFWTCGCLEQYWGSILDIITGILGVEIPANPRLTILGDLSVLPNNTKDKTRFVRLALIAANKCIAINWKSEEPPGVSLWLKELSSYLPPEKIMFNLRKKPSVFDKCWGGFLTFLHNRAAPDNEPPGEVGSNSQNDSDSSVSSLDIPIPNLTIILTGNISAIQFGQENILLQENVELSRFVPIQTKISKYQVSVINMTGLHEDELKHVDYISQLVNENEISAFIFVVRLDQLTDADKMGLEWLQRAFGENILQFVMILCTYERKEECDTIKGDLEKTPVQELLEKCGRRYHICSKMMNNRSEIKKLMKKIARLFNENKQQCYTGELYKTVLRQREGLKDSAFKNTVFAASEGRSWGLYWNSPTLEYMKLSVTWSHNFLLRPTEEDQAARLLNTQGKHGYTETAGVNPDQYPQENTEKIQHLLHRLYFEGGQKNILRAADVLQLTEHSLQSRESCAEEELIQTFLQKLLMMNYRARYINVSENNEHTQPNISHSYEEKSDADIFMEMSEHVDGSKIFHPVHPMDVQMAVFHYADGFLKQLMVNKLSQCQYALPLLVPDPFTKQIDFPLWTFRQINKSWKVKNTNNESISQMQPICKAQTPMVSFFRFGSVSSSKSLLMNSLINEKHNTFFHRNCPGSSTSRVLMDGVVEIAWYCPSGKNTDKFTECVAFCNLHGDAEEHEKQLQILTEMATVNVVLLSQLDRNDKSTTMIQNLYRNRKPLICLFTEDMSPLTNTRIGKYKIGLKGKNQSAVSEELRKAINTCISSSGPSFIFRLEDVSKCSDLRVDEEADDECRKGREAAQQMMSLLKNKKLTEIKESFLPCQGKLWHQWCQKNKELHRPQAVNIESKLSKKHTKMNKIRQEQYDSEVSEFINLFINHINSHNANKMYFLKWLGIFLDEYTSKDISVLHHKYDEKWSTFVKLRKNHDQYEQLTTELECISEKLQAVTFGLEHIMREIGQIYESCSAVKKNKKDLQLNFSSLPGLAAEIMITGFPLELMDGDAAHVPLIWISAVLDELIQKLGDKRVFVLSVLGIQSSGKSTMLNAMFGLQFAVSAGRCTRGAFMQLVQVSDELKAQMNFDYILVVDTEGLRALELAGRSTRHHDNELATFVIGFANLTLINIFGENPSEMQEILQIIVQAFIRMKNVKLNPSCMFVHQNISDVTAGEKNKEGRRRLQETLDEITKLTAEVEVCDIKCFSEVIKFDVQNDVKYFAQLWEGSPPMAPPNPYYCENVQELKECIISHVSNSDVIMLKDVKIRVKDLWEALLNEQFVFSFRNSVEISAYRKLETKYSKWSWSLRSAMLDIENKLYNEIENEAIYEVEENDLQKELLKTSEEVKKSMSEFFEKDTDAALLSQWKTSSEVKIKELQENIVMETMKNLNTIIQLRGLKKKIDIQRTHHENILCEKSKELALKLKEKTNDEETLKKEFASFWEQTEIKEIIKEIKQAKEMINDQHRMFRKGNDPVLYLEKRRDEYCSIFKKYCHGAASAAIFGEIICQKLKEPIEQSVYKKCAKDVTDELRTNCESLNGNRSNLEIHILRTLAEEEDFDKYINYINTPRDHCKSFIVDEVIQYITDKFDVSVLPNMCKQINLLQQKIMKAAHESTEHVQVTGGGVGLWLKYFMQQLLDVIIFSEKDLSGVKHDDVDDFKLLEDMIRKELAAVMSDISSSFNTKDFLVNLDYKDRPYEILNNHFSQCCWVQCPFCRATCTNTIENHDGDHSVPFHRSIGLSGIHYNNTSNLSTHICTSAVAHSNLYFYPVESDDKVSWREYKRAGGEYAKWTITPDLSELPYWKWFVCRFQKELEKYYNKTFEGQGEIPDEWRKYTKQKAFESLDKYI; from the exons ATGACACCTCATCGTCTTCATAAGATAAGTAGTAAATACTCTGAATACTGCCCTAGGTGTAAGACCGAAACAGGGTCCCTTCTTCACATGTTTTGGACGTGTGGGTGTCTGGAGCAGTACTGGGGATCTATTTTGGACATTATTACAGGAATTTTGGGGGTGGAAATCCCAGCCAATCCACGGCTGACGATATTAGGAGACCTGTCGGTCTTACCAAATAACACGAAAGACAAGACTCGCTTCGTCAGACTAGCCCTAATTGCAGCTAACAAATGTATAGCTATCAACTGGAAAAGCGAGGAGCCCCCTGGTGTTTCTTTGTGGCTTAAAGAGCTCTCGTCGTACCTGCCACCAGAAAAGATCATGTTTAATCTCAGGAAAAAACCATCAGTCTTTGATAAATGCTGGGGAGGATTTCTGACCTTTTTACATAATAGAGCTGCCCCT GATAATGAACCACCTGGAGAAGTAGGGAGTAACTCCCAAAATGACTCTGATTCATCAGTGAGCAGCTTag ATATACCAATTCCCAATCTAACCATTATATTAACTGGAAACATTTCGGCAATCCAGTTCGGACAAGAAAACATTCTACTGCAAGAAAATGTAGAACTATCCAGATTTGTTCCTATACAGACAAAGATATCAAAATATCAAGTCTCTGTGATCAACATGACTGGCCTACATGAAGATGAACTTAAACATGTGGATTACATTAGCCAACTAGTGAATGAAAATGAAATCAGTGCCTTCATCTTTGTTGTACGACTAGATCAGTTAACAGATGCTGATAAAATGGGTCTGGAATGGCTACAGAGAGCATTTGGTGAAAACATTCTTCAGTTTGTAATGATTCTCTGCACCTATGAAAGAAAAGAAGAATGTGACACTATAAAAGGTGATCTGGAGAAAACCCCTGTTCAGGAGCTGCTGGAGAAATGTGGCCGAAGATATCACATCTGCAGCAAGATGATGAACAACCGATCAGAGATTAAAAAACTGATGAAGAAGATTGCACGACTATTTAATGAGAATAAACAGCAGTGCTACACTGGAGAGCTGTACAAAACTGTGTTAAGACAGAGAGAAGGCCTGAAAGACAGTGCGTTTAAAAACACTG TGTTTGCTGCTTCAGAGGGAAGGAGTTGGGGTCTTTACTGGAACTCGCCCACTCTTGAGTATATGAAGCTGTCAGTGACTTGGAGTCATAATTTCCTCCTCAGACCCACTGAAGAAGATCAAGCTGCTCGCTTGTTAAATACACAG GGAAAACATGGATACACTGAAACAGCGGGAGTCAATCCAGATCAATATCCACaagaaaatactgaaaaaatacaGCATCTACTTCACAGACTTTATTTTGAAGGTGGACAGAAGAATATACTGAGAGCTGCAGATGTTCTTCAGTTAACTGAACATTCATTACAGTCCCGTGAATCTTGTGCTGAGGAGGAGCTGATTCAGACGTTCCTACAAAAACTACTGATGATGAACTACAGAGCAAGATACATTAATGTAAGTGAGAACAATGAACACACACAACCAAACATCAGTCATTCTTATGAAGAGAAGTCCGATGCTGATATTTTCATGGAAATGAGTGAGCATGTTGATGGAAGCAAAATATTTCACCCTGTTCACCCTATGGATGTTCAGATGGCTGTGTTTCATTATGCTGATGGTTTCCTAAAGCAGCTGATGGTCAATAAACTGTCACAATGTCAGTATGCTCTGCCTCTGCTTGTTCCGGATCCATTTACAAAACAAATAGATTTTCCTCTCTGGACATTTAGACAAATCAACAAGAGCTGGAAGGTTAAAAACACGAACAATGAATCCATCAGTCAAATGCAGCCGATCTGCAAGGCACAAACCCCAATGGTGTCTTTCTTTAGGTTTGGCTCTGTGTCTTCATCCAAGTCTCTTCTGATGAACAGCCTGATCAATGAGAAACACAACACATTCTTCCACAGGAACTGCCCAGGAAGCAGCACATCCAGAGTCCTGATGGATGGAGTGGTGGAGATTGCCTGGTATTGCCCGTCTGGGAAAAACACGGATAAATTCACTGAATGCGTTGCGTTCTGTAATCTTCACGGTGATGCAGAAGAACATGAGAAACAGCTGCAGATCCTCACTGAAATGGCCACAGTCAATGTTGTTCTTCTATCACAACTTGACAggaatgacaaaagcacaacaatGATACAAAACCTGTacaggaacagaaaaccgctcaTTTGTCTTTTTACTGAGGACATGTCACCTCTCACTAACACACGAATAGGAAAATATAAGATTGGTTTGAAAGGCAAAAATCAGTCAGCTGTATCTGAAGAACTCAGAAAAGCCATAAATACTTGTATCTCGTCTTCTGGACCATCTTTCATATTTCGACTTGAAGATGTGTCCAAATGCTCAGACCTCAGAGTTGATGAGGAAGCTGATGATGAATGCAGGAAAGGAAGAGAAGCTGCACAGCAGATGATGAGTTTACTGAAGAATAAAAAATTAACAGAAATCAAAGAATCATTTCTGCCCTGTCAGGGGAAACTGTGGCATCAGTGGTGTCAGAAAAACAAAGAACTACATCGACCTCAAGCAGTTAACATCGAATCTAAACTAagtaaaaaacacacaaaaatgaacaaaatccgTCAAGAGCAGTATGATTCGGAGGTCAGTGAGTTTATAAATCTCTTTATTAATCACATAAACTCACACAATGCAAACAAGATGTATTTTCTTAAATGGCTTGGAATCTTTCTGGATGAATATACATCAAAAGATATTTCTGTTCTTCATCACAAATATGATGAAAAGTGGTCAACATTtgtgaaactgagaaaaaatcaTGATCAGTATGAACAACTGACAACTGAGCTTGAGTGCATATCTGAGAAACTTCAAGCTGTAACCTTTGGTTTGGAGCACATCATGAGGGAGATTGGTCAAATCTATGAATCATGTTCAGCAGTAAAGAAGAACAAGAAAGACCTGCAGCTGAACTTCTCTTCTCTCCCGGGTCTTGCAGCAGAAATTATGATCACTGGTTTCCCACTGGAGCTGATGGATGGAGATGCTGCTCATGTTCCTCTGATCTGGATCTCTGCTGTTCTAGATGAACTCATCCAGAAACTGGGAGACAAGAGAGTCTTTGTGCTGTCAGTTTTAGGGATTCAGAGCTCTGGGAAATCCACCATGCTGAATGCCATGTTTGGACTCCAGTTTGCCGTCAGTGCTGGCAGGTGCACCAGAGGAGCTTTCATGCAACTGGTCCAAGTGTCAGATGAATTGAAAGCACAGATGAACTTTGACTATATTCTGGTTGTTGACACTGAGGGTCTTCGTGCtctagaactggctggaagatcAACAAGACATCATGACAATGAATTAGCCACATTTGTTATTGGTTTTGCAAATCTAACGTTAATCAACATCTTTGGGGAAAATCCATCTGAGATGCAAGAAATTCTTCAGATTATTGTTCAGGCCTTCATCAGGATGAAGAATGTCAAGCTGAATCCCAGCTGCATGTTTGTGCATCAGAATATTTCAGACGTCACTGCTGGAGAAAAAAATAAGGAGGGTAGGAGACGACTGCAGGAAACACTGGATGAGATTACAAAACTCACTGCTGAAGTGGAAGTCTGTGATATTAAATGCTTTAGTGAAGTCATTAAATTTGATGTTCAGAATGATGTGAAGTATTTTGCTCAACTCTGGGAGGGCAGCCCACCCATGGCACCACCAAACCCGTACTACTGTGAAAATGTTCAAGAGCTAAAGGAATGTATTATTTCTCATGTCTCAAATTCAGATGTAATAATGCTGAAAGACGTAAAAATTCGAGTTAAAGATCTCTGGGAGGCTCTACTGAACGAACAATTTGTTTTCAGCTTCAGAAATTCAGTGGAGATTTCAGCATACAGGAAACTGGAGACCAAATACAGCAAATGGTCCTGGAGTCTTCGTAGTGCCATGCTGGATATTGAGAACAAACTATACAATGAAATTGAAAATGAAGCAATTTATGAGGTAGAGGAAAATGATCTTCAAAAGGAACTGTTAAAGACAAGTGAAGAAGTAAAAAAGTCAATGTCAGAATTCTTTGAAAAAGACACAGATGCTGCTTTACTGTCTCAGTGGAAAACATCATCTGAAGTCAAAATCAAAGAGCTGCAGGAAAACATTGTGATGGAAACAATGAAAAATTTAAATACGATTATTCAGCTGCGTGGTCTGAAGAAAAAGATTGATATACAGAGGACACACCATGAAAATATTCTCTGTGAAAAGAGCAAAGAGCTTGCATTGAAACTCAAAGAGAAAACAAATGATGAAGAAACTCTTAAGAAGGAGTTTGCTTCCTTTTGGGAACAGACAGAGATTAAGGAAATAATTAAGGAGATTAAGCAAGCAAAAGAAATGATTAATGATCAACACAGAATGTTCAGGAAAGGCAATGATCCTGTTCTCTATCTGGAGAAGAGGAGAGATGAGTACTGTAGTATTTTCAAGAAATACTGTCATGGAGCTGCATCAGCTGCTATTTTTGGTGAGATCATCTGTCAGAAACTTAAGGAGCCCATTGAGCAGAGTGTCTACAAGAAGTGTGCCAAAGATGTGACGGATGAATTGCGAACAAACTGTGAATCACTGAATGGCAACAGATCAAACCTGGAGATACACATCCTGAGGACACTGGCTGAAGAGGAGGATTTTGACAAATACATAAACTACATTAATACTCCCAGAGATCATTGCAAGAGTTTTATCGTAGATGAAGTCATTCAGTACATTACTGATAAATTCGATGTCAGCGTTTTGCCCAACATGTGTAAGCAAATTAATCTCTTGCAGCAGAAAATCATGAAAGCAGCTCATGAATCTACTGAACATGTACAAGTGACCGGTGGAGGTGTTGGTCTGTGGTTGAAGTATTTTATGCAGCAGCTTTTAGATGTGATTATCTTCTCTGAAAAAGATCTCAGTGGAGTGAAACATGATGATGTTGATGATTTCAAACTCCTAGAAGATATGATAAGGAAAGAACTTGCTGCTGTAATGTCTGACATCAGCAGTAGCTTCAACACAAAGGATTTTCTTGTAAATCTGGACTATAAGGACAGACCATATGAGATTTTGAATAATCACTTCTCTCAGTGCTGTTGGGTTCAGTGTCCATTCTGTAGAGCCACCTGCACCAACACCATAGAAAACCATGATGGAGATCACAGTGTTCCCTTCCATCGTAGCATTGGACTGAGTGGCATTCATTACAACAATACATCCAACTTGTCTACTCATATCTGCACATCAGCAGTAGCACACAGCAATCTATATTTTTATCCCGTTGAATCAGATGATAAAGTCTCATGGAGAGAATACAAAAGAGCAGGAGGAGAATATGCAAAGTGGACCATCACCCCTGACCTCTCTGAACTGCCCTACTGGAAGTGGTTTGTGTGCAGGTTCCAGAAAGAGCTTGAAAAATACTACAATAAAACTTTTGAGGGACAGGGTGAGATTCCAGATGAATGGCGAAAATACACAAAACAGAAAGCTTTTGAGAGTTTGGATAAATACATCTAA